In Erwinia pyrifoliae DSM 12163, the genomic window TCAGCTACATCCGGCTTCCGGCCGGCTTCGCTCCGTCAACAAGCTGGACATTCAGGCGCTTTGTGACGCTGAACCCTCGCTGGTCTGGTCTTGTGCGCTTTCGCCTGGCAACGACAGGTTAAACTTGTGGGAATACAAAGGGGACGGCGGCTGGGAATCACTGCGAGAGATTAACTTGTATGCGCAAAATATGGCACCGAGTACGCTGCGCCTGACCAGTCTGCCGGCGGAAAAACAGCTGCCTCATTCCTGAGTATGCGGGTGGCATAAAAGCCTCCCGCTCTGCGGATTAATGCGTGTCAATAAACACGATCTTCAATACGAAAAGTAGCGCCACCACCACCACACAGGGGCTGATTTCACGCCAGCGTGCGGTTCCCATCTTCATCACACAGTAGGAGATGAAGCCCAACGCGATCCCTTCAGTAATAGAGAAGCTAAATGGCATCATCACCGCCGTGACAAAGGCCGGCACCGCTTCGGTCAGATCGTCCCATTGCACGCACGCCAGGCTCGACGTCATCAAAACCCCAACGTAGATTAACGCGCCAGCCGCCGCGTAAGCTGGCACCATAGCGGCCAGCGGTGACAGGAACATCACCAGCAGGAACAGCAGACCGGTTACCACCGCCATCAGGCCGGTGCGTCCGCCAATGGAGACACCGGAAGAGCTTTCGATATAGGCCGTTACCGAAGACGTTCCGATAAATGAACCCGCCACAGAGCTGATACTGTCAACATACAGCGCCTGTTTCATGCGCGGGAAGGTGCCCTTTTCATTGCTCAGACCGGCTTTATCGGTCACGCCAATCAGCGTGCCTGAAGAGTCGAACAGGTTAACCAGCATAAAGGAGAAGATGATACCGGCCATTCCGACGTTCAGCGAATCCTTCAGGTTAACCTGACCTAGCACCGACGTTACGGCAGGAGGCGGGGAGAAAATGCCGGTGAACTTAACATCGCCTATCGCCAGTCCAATAGCCGTCGTGACCACAATGGATACCAGAACCGCAGCATGAATATTGCGTGATGCCAGAATGGCGATGATAAAGAAGCCTAGCGCTCCCAGCAGCACGCTGTGCGACGTCAGGTTACCGATGGTGACCAGCGTGGCTTCACTTGGCACAATGATGCCGGCGTTCTTTAATCCCATCAGCGCAATAAACAGACCTATGCCGGCAGTGATCCCCACACGCAGACTCAGCGGTATATTCGCTATCATCCAGTAGCGCACACGGAACAGAGTTAGCAGCAGCAGGCCAACAGCCCCCCAGAAGATGGCCCCCATGCCGACCTGCCAGGAGATGCCCATCGCCCCCACCACCACAAAAGCAAAGAAGGCGTTCAGCCCCATTGCCGGAGCCAGCGCGACCGGTAAGTTTGCCACCAGCCCCATCAGAATGCTGCCGAAAGCAGCTATCAGACAGGTTGTAACAAACACCGCCCTGGTATCCATGCCGGCCACGCCAAGGATCTGCGGGTTAACGAATACGATGTACACCATCGTCAGAAAAGTGGTAAATCCGGCAATCACCTCGGTACGCACGGTGGTGCCATGTTCCTGTAGTTTAAAAATCCGTTGTAACAGCCCGGGATTAGTCATGATGTGATTCCAAAGCGGAGAAAGTTGTCGGCGCTTATCCTAACGCATTACTGTCATTTTGGTATGGCGAACGTGCGATTTTTTCGCAACCGATTGCGTTATAATCCTTCCTTATGACAGTCATCAGGTGTGGTTGCCGTTTGCAGGTCGCAACAGATTGGCATGCGGGTTACCGCAGAGACAAGGTCAGAATGATACAGCCGATACGATGACCTGTCATACAGCGCGAATAGCACGAAAAGGATGGAGGCGGGCAGGCCGGAAAACCGGCCTGAGCTTAAATACTGGATGGTTGTCACGTTTTGATTAGGGTTTATTCAGCCGCAGATCTTTTAAGTGCCGTAAAACAGTTTCAAGACTGACTCCGAGTTTGCGCGCAATATCCCTTTGTTCTGAACCATCGTTCATCATTTCTATAATCGTCTTCTGCATATTGGGGCTGGAGCCTGCATAGTAGAAATGAAGCTGAAAGGTTTTCAGACAGCCCTGGCAGCGGTAGCGCTGGATCCCTGAGGCAGAACGCCCATTACGTCGGATCCTGGCGCTTTCACTACAACGTGGACAGGCAATATCTCCCATTTTCATACATATCACTCCTGGAGCTAAACGTTTACAATAATAAAACAGCATGAACACATCCGTTTTCACTCTCCACAAAGAGAATGGAAAGCCGGTCAATAAAGAGCTTCACAGTAAAAATATAATCTACGCAGCGATAATCCATTATAAAACCGAGACCAGTTTTCAACCTGCGGGCGTTAATCATTTATCAGCGTTTATACACAGCCCGGCACTCTCTCAATGTTAACCTGAACAAGGAGGCGTTGATGGGTTCAAGAGATTATCAGCACATATTTTAGTCAGTTTTAAACTTTTTAGCCCCTGAGGTAATAACAATATTTAGCAATACTAACCATATTTTCACTTCATGTAAAAATCAAAAAATTATGCAAAAGGTAGGGGAAACGGCTTGGTTAGAGAAAAATACAGATTAATAACTTTAAACTTTAAAAAAATATTCTAATACTATTTTTATGCGAAATAAAAAGTCGCATAAAAAAATAATGCGATTACCTATATCTTCGTCACTTAATTGTAAAAAAATATACGAAAATCACAGATCATATAAATATGCAGTAAAACAGGAAATAATTTACTTATATTTAACTTTAATATCATGACCCAGGATCGGGCAAACATCGTCGAGAGTCAGCAGAAAATGGCAGATCGTCATGGGGAGGAACATGATGGCTCAATGGGCATATGCCATTTTTCTGTGCCGCACGGTAAGCCAACAGATCCCAATAGCCTTGTGCTACCGCGCACAATCCGGTAAACAGTGAAAACATCAGAATAGTGAAGGTCAATACGCGAATAAGCCCGAAGCGATCGCTGAGATGGCCGAAAATGATGCCTCCCAGCACCTACCGATCGGCGTCCAGGTCACCAGAGAACCGGCCTGTGAAGCGGTTAGTGCCAGCGTTGCGCTGGTAGCATAAAGCCGAGGATCGG contains:
- a CDS encoding NCS2 family permease, which encodes MTNPGLLQRIFKLQEHGTTVRTEVIAGFTTFLTMVYIVFVNPQILGVAGMDTRAVFVTTCLIAAFGSILMGLVANLPVALAPAMGLNAFFAFVVVGAMGISWQVGMGAIFWGAVGLLLLTLFRVRYWMIANIPLSLRVGITAGIGLFIALMGLKNAGIIVPSEATLVTIGNLTSHSVLLGALGFFIIAILASRNIHAAVLVSIVVTTAIGLAIGDVKFTGIFSPPPAVTSVLGQVNLKDSLNVGMAGIIFSFMLVNLFDSSGTLIGVTDKAGLSNEKGTFPRMKQALYVDSISSVAGSFIGTSSVTAYIESSSGVSIGGRTGLMAVVTGLLFLLVMFLSPLAAMVPAYAAAGALIYVGVLMTSSLACVQWDDLTEAVPAFVTAVMMPFSFSITEGIALGFISYCVMKMGTARWREISPCVVVVALLFVLKIVFIDTH